Proteins encoded in a region of the Streptomyces sp. PCS3-D2 genome:
- a CDS encoding NADH-quinone oxidoreductase subunit A, with translation MPEATVSTVTVLAADYFRSYSVVGLLAALGVLFVAVAFGAGRLLRPVVPTPEKLLTYECGVDPVGEGWAHTQVRYYVYAFLYVIFAVDSIFLFPWATVFAAAGYGATTLVEMFIFLGFLAVGLLYAYKKGVLEWT, from the coding sequence GTGCCCGAAGCAACGGTATCGACCGTAACCGTGCTCGCGGCGGACTACTTCCGGAGTTATTCGGTCGTCGGTCTGCTCGCAGCCCTCGGTGTGCTCTTCGTGGCCGTCGCCTTCGGCGCGGGCCGCCTCCTGCGGCCCGTGGTCCCGACCCCCGAGAAGCTGCTGACCTACGAATGCGGCGTGGACCCCGTCGGCGAGGGCTGGGCGCACACCCAGGTCCGCTACTACGTCTACGCGTTCCTCTACGTCATCTTCGCCGTCGACTCGATCTTCCTGTTCCCGTGGGCGACGGTGTTCGCCGCCGCCGGCTACGGCGCCACGACCCTGGTCGAGATGTTCATCTTCCTGGGCTTCCTGGCCGTCGGCCTGCTCTATGCGTACAAGAAGGGCGTCCTCGAATGGACGTGA